The Leucobacter viscericola genome includes a window with the following:
- a CDS encoding choice-of-anchor A family protein produces MRSTANSTLPKWRLPSTIALTAGLFCLIPATQPAPAFANSNECPPGSESTGLWGGGHRFDDQGVAVYVGGDYSVTTGAQESEGLLVIEGNVNFAPGRWFNLGTVGIGSGITPVSGSDMLMVKGDLGVTLGTVEVGHGLENGGNVRVGGDLAVSAGARLQTNGGTTSTRLGNASTSDYGDLAAALPSFSAELATEPTTGIVTRTGNRLRFSGSGSGRQVFEVSAADLNASREFTYFEVPAEEPIIINVTGDTVNVRPNYQAYGTQRIDDTTSSLLGQAASQILWNFTDATSVTIGHQDQFIGSVLVPSPSSSVLVTTSTSGRLYAAGDVVFGGAGTDGIEQHNYPWIGGELMGCSPIEPPTVVVPPVTPNPPNPPETPETPETPENPTPTEKDPKSPPTTSTTGSPKTQPKPKTVNEPVQERKVRELAQTGTDTEGLVFWAGLFGIVGTALIFGHGLKAKRPAK; encoded by the coding sequence GTGCGTTCAACTGCAAACTCCACTCTGCCCAAATGGCGACTGCCATCGACCATCGCCCTCACAGCAGGACTCTTTTGTCTGATCCCCGCAACTCAACCGGCACCCGCCTTTGCAAATAGCAACGAGTGCCCGCCGGGCAGTGAAAGCACAGGCCTGTGGGGAGGTGGACATCGCTTTGACGACCAAGGCGTCGCTGTTTACGTTGGCGGTGATTACAGCGTCACGACGGGAGCCCAGGAATCCGAGGGCCTCCTGGTCATCGAAGGCAACGTCAATTTTGCTCCCGGGCGCTGGTTTAACCTGGGCACGGTTGGAATTGGGTCTGGCATCACTCCGGTTTCGGGATCGGACATGCTCATGGTTAAGGGTGATCTCGGAGTCACCCTCGGAACGGTGGAGGTCGGGCACGGCCTCGAAAACGGAGGAAACGTAAGAGTCGGAGGCGACCTTGCGGTTTCCGCTGGTGCAAGACTGCAGACCAACGGGGGCACCACCAGCACACGGTTGGGCAACGCCTCAACCAGCGACTACGGTGACCTGGCCGCGGCGCTTCCGAGTTTTTCCGCGGAGCTGGCCACCGAACCCACCACGGGGATCGTTACACGCACCGGGAACCGTCTCAGGTTTTCCGGTTCAGGATCAGGGCGCCAGGTGTTCGAAGTGAGCGCGGCAGATCTCAACGCCTCGCGGGAGTTCACCTACTTCGAGGTTCCAGCAGAAGAACCAATCATCATCAACGTGACTGGCGACACAGTGAATGTCAGGCCGAACTACCAGGCGTACGGCACTCAGAGAATCGATGACACCACGAGCAGCTTGCTTGGGCAGGCAGCATCACAAATCCTCTGGAACTTCACCGACGCGACCTCAGTAACGATTGGACACCAGGATCAATTCATCGGAAGCGTGCTGGTGCCGTCTCCGTCGAGCTCGGTGTTGGTCACAACAAGCACAAGCGGGCGCCTGTATGCGGCCGGAGATGTTGTGTTCGGGGGAGCCGGCACAGACGGGATCGAACAGCACAATTACCCCTGGATCGGCGGCGAGCTCATGGGGTGTTCACCCATTGAGCCACCCACCGTCGTTGTCCCTCCCGTGACCCCGAATCCACCGAATCCACCGGAGACGCCTGAGACGCCGGAAACTCCAGAGAATCCAACCCCGACGGAGAAGGATCCCAAGAGTCCACCCACGACGTCCACAACGGGGAGCCCTAAGACTCAACCGAAGCCCAAAACGGTCAATGAACCGGTTCAGGAAAGAAAGGTCCGCGAGTTAGCCCAAACCGGCACAGACACAGAGGGCTTGGTGTTCTGGGCGGGCCTGTTTGGAATCGTGGGCACAGCACTCATCTTCGGACATGGGCTCAAAGCGAAGAGGCCTGCGAAGTAG
- a CDS encoding DUF4234 domain-containing protein, with amino-acid sequence MKLRSPAAPLLLPFVTFGIYTLVWYVKTKGEMNASNTQTRVPTAWFFIIPFVNIWWLWRYATAVEEFTKGRMGKVGAFLLIFLLGVIGDAIVQSKFNATIRGN; translated from the coding sequence GTGAAGCTTCGTAGCCCCGCAGCACCCCTCCTGCTGCCATTTGTAACGTTCGGCATTTACACGCTTGTTTGGTACGTAAAGACTAAAGGCGAGATGAACGCGTCGAACACCCAAACCCGTGTTCCTACTGCTTGGTTCTTCATCATTCCTTTCGTAAACATCTGGTGGCTGTGGCGCTATGCGACTGCCGTGGAAGAGTTCACGAAGGGCCGCATGGGCAAGGTTGGGGCGTTCCTCCTCATCTTCCTGCTCGGTGTCATTGGTGACGCAATCGTGCAGAGCAAGTTCAACGCAACAATCCGCGGTAACTGA
- the ileS gene encoding isoleucine--tRNA ligase has product MPYPQQSTGEANEPTANSGAAFGVTPSPKFPEIEERVLAFWDTDDTFRESIRQREGAEEWVFNDGPPFANGLPHYGHLLTGYAKDVFPRFQTMLGKKVERRFGWDTHGLPAELEAMKQLGITEKAQIEEMGVATFNEKARESVLQYTREWQDYVTRQARWVDFENGYKTLNLSYMESVIWAFKQLYNKGLAYEGSRILPYCWRDETPLSNHELRMDDDVYQMRQDPSLTVTFPLEGAKANELGIEGVRALAWTTTPWTLPTNLALAVGPEIDYAILPAGPAGAADGGVAGATQYLLAQDLVGNHAKDLGYESAEDAKAAVTRTIRGVELGGVRYQRLFDYYADTEVWATENAWQILVDEYVSTSDGTGIVHQAPAYGEDDQRIGNAAGIPTIISLDDGGRFLKSVPDVAGELWMDANRPLIRLLNEKQRVLREQSYMHSYPHCWRCRNPLIYKAVSSWFVRVTDIKERMLETNEDITWVPENVKHGQFGKWLEGARDWSISRNRYWGSPIPVWKSDDPDYPRVDVYGSVAELEADFGELPRNAEGEIDLHRPYIDELTRANPDDPTGKSTMRRIEDVLDVWFDSGSMPFAQAHYPFENQEWFDTHQPADFIVEYIGQTRGWFYLQHVLATALFDRPAFKNVISHGIVLGSDGNKMSKSLQNYPDVNEVFHRDGSDAMRWFLMASPVVRGGNLIVTEEGIREGVRQFILPLWSTWYFFSLYANADGYTAERRTDSTDPLDRYILAKTGDLVREVEAHLAGLDTTSAAESLRAYADVLTNWYVRRSRDRFWEGTAGANGKPENRQAFDTLYTVLETVARVAAPMAPLVTEEMWRGLTGGRSVHLENWPNAAEFPSDEELVSAMDEVRQITSHALSLRKARKLRVRLPLAELTVVTARPEALNPFVDILREELNVKSVKLVQQTESSAADHGIVHTLSVNARAAGPRLGKQVQQVIKAAKSGDWSEADGVVTAGGIALEPHEYELTLNVAGSTGPDAAGPALTLIPGGGFVLLETETTPALEAEGIARDAIRAVQEARKNAGLEVSDRIVLALNAAAEYADALESHSELIASETLALAIAVQATENIVEAAALGDRSIDGEVFISSATALGTTKAPIVITIDASQSTRG; this is encoded by the coding sequence ATGCCATACCCCCAGCAGTCAACTGGCGAAGCAAACGAGCCCACCGCGAATTCGGGTGCCGCTTTTGGTGTCACGCCCTCGCCGAAGTTCCCCGAGATCGAAGAGCGTGTGCTCGCGTTTTGGGACACCGACGACACGTTCCGCGAGTCGATCAGGCAGCGCGAGGGTGCCGAGGAGTGGGTCTTCAACGACGGCCCGCCCTTTGCGAACGGCCTGCCGCACTACGGCCACCTGCTCACGGGTTACGCCAAAGACGTCTTCCCTCGTTTCCAGACGATGCTCGGCAAAAAGGTTGAGCGCCGCTTCGGGTGGGACACACACGGCCTTCCCGCCGAGCTCGAGGCGATGAAGCAGCTCGGCATCACCGAGAAGGCCCAGATCGAAGAGATGGGCGTCGCGACCTTCAACGAGAAGGCGCGCGAATCGGTGCTGCAGTACACCCGCGAGTGGCAGGACTACGTCACCCGCCAGGCCCGCTGGGTTGACTTTGAAAACGGCTACAAGACACTCAACCTGAGCTACATGGAGAGTGTCATCTGGGCATTCAAGCAGCTCTACAACAAGGGGCTCGCCTACGAGGGTTCGCGCATCTTGCCCTACTGCTGGCGCGACGAGACCCCGCTCTCAAACCACGAACTGCGCATGGATGACGACGTGTACCAAATGCGTCAGGATCCCTCACTCACCGTCACGTTCCCGCTTGAGGGAGCGAAGGCCAATGAACTCGGCATCGAAGGCGTCCGCGCTCTTGCCTGGACGACAACCCCCTGGACGCTGCCCACAAACCTCGCACTCGCGGTTGGCCCCGAGATCGATTACGCGATCCTGCCAGCGGGCCCAGCGGGTGCGGCAGACGGGGGAGTCGCGGGTGCAACGCAGTACTTGCTCGCGCAGGACCTCGTGGGGAATCACGCGAAGGATCTCGGTTACGAATCCGCTGAAGACGCGAAAGCTGCGGTGACCCGCACCATTCGTGGCGTGGAGCTCGGCGGGGTGCGCTACCAGCGCCTCTTCGACTACTACGCCGACACCGAGGTCTGGGCGACCGAAAACGCCTGGCAGATCCTCGTCGACGAGTACGTCTCGACCAGCGACGGCACCGGCATCGTGCACCAGGCTCCCGCCTACGGTGAAGACGATCAGCGAATCGGTAATGCCGCAGGCATCCCCACGATCATCAGCCTCGACGACGGCGGCCGCTTCTTGAAGTCGGTGCCCGATGTCGCCGGTGAACTCTGGATGGACGCGAACCGTCCACTGATCCGCCTGCTGAACGAGAAGCAGCGAGTGCTGCGCGAGCAGAGCTACATGCACTCGTACCCGCACTGCTGGCGCTGCCGCAATCCGCTGATCTACAAGGCGGTCTCCAGCTGGTTTGTGCGCGTCACAGACATCAAAGAGCGCATGCTCGAGACCAACGAAGACATCACCTGGGTGCCCGAGAACGTCAAGCACGGCCAGTTCGGCAAGTGGCTTGAGGGCGCGCGCGACTGGTCGATCAGCCGTAACCGCTACTGGGGCAGCCCGATCCCTGTCTGGAAGAGCGACGACCCCGATTACCCGCGGGTCGACGTCTACGGCTCGGTCGCAGAACTCGAGGCCGACTTTGGCGAGCTGCCGCGCAACGCCGAGGGTGAGATCGACCTGCACCGCCCCTACATCGACGAGCTCACCCGCGCGAACCCCGACGACCCAACCGGCAAGTCGACGATGCGCCGCATCGAAGACGTGCTCGACGTTTGGTTCGATTCGGGATCGATGCCCTTCGCTCAGGCGCACTATCCGTTCGAGAACCAGGAGTGGTTCGACACCCACCAGCCCGCCGACTTTATTGTTGAGTACATCGGCCAGACGCGCGGCTGGTTCTACCTGCAGCACGTGCTCGCCACAGCGCTGTTCGACCGACCGGCGTTCAAGAACGTGATCAGCCACGGCATTGTGCTCGGCTCCGACGGTAACAAGATGTCGAAGTCGCTGCAGAACTACCCAGATGTCAACGAGGTGTTCCACCGCGATGGCTCTGATGCGATGCGCTGGTTCCTCATGGCCTCACCCGTCGTGCGCGGCGGTAACCTCATCGTGACCGAAGAGGGCATTCGCGAGGGTGTGCGACAGTTCATCCTGCCCCTGTGGAGCACGTGGTACTTCTTCAGCCTGTACGCGAACGCCGATGGTTACACCGCTGAGCGCCGCACGGACTCGACGGATCCACTTGACCGCTACATCCTCGCGAAGACCGGCGACCTCGTGCGCGAGGTTGAGGCGCACCTCGCTGGCCTCGACACGACCTCGGCCGCCGAGTCACTGCGCGCCTACGCCGACGTGCTGACCAACTGGTACGTGCGCCGCTCGCGCGACCGCTTCTGGGAGGGCACCGCTGGGGCAAACGGCAAGCCCGAAAACCGCCAGGCATTCGACACGCTCTACACCGTTCTCGAAACGGTCGCCCGCGTCGCCGCGCCGATGGCACCGCTCGTCACCGAGGAAATGTGGCGCGGCCTCACCGGCGGCCGTTCGGTGCACCTGGAGAACTGGCCCAACGCCGCCGAGTTCCCGAGCGACGAAGAACTCGTGTCAGCCATGGACGAGGTGCGCCAGATCACCTCACACGCGCTCTCACTGCGTAAAGCTCGCAAGCTTCGCGTGCGCCTGCCGCTCGCCGAGCTAACCGTTGTGACCGCGCGTCCAGAGGCACTCAACCCGTTCGTCGACATCCTGCGAGAAGAACTCAACGTCAAGTCGGTCAAGCTCGTGCAGCAGACCGAATCGAGCGCCGCAGATCACGGCATCGTGCACACGCTCTCCGTGAATGCCCGCGCCGCGGGGCCACGCCTCGGCAAGCAGGTGCAGCAGGTCATCAAGGCCGCAAAGTCTGGCGACTGGAGCGAGGCAGACGGTGTTGTGACCGCCGGTGGGATCGCGCTCGAGCCGCACGAGTACGAGCTGACCCTGAACGTCGCTGGCTCGACGGGACCGGATGCCGCGGGTCCAGCACTCACGTTGATTCCAGGCGGTGGCTTCGTGCTCCTCGAAACCGAAACGACTCCGGCTCTCGAGGCCGAGGGCATCGCTCGCGACGCGATCCGCGCCGTGCAGGAGGCTCGCAAGAATGCTGGTCTCGAGGTCAGCGATCGCATCGTGCTCGCACTGAACGCAGCGGCAGAGTACGCCGACGCACTTGAGTCCCACTCCGAGCTCATCGCTTCTGAGACACTTGCGCTCGCTATTGCGGTGCAGGCCACAGAAAACATCGTCGAGGCCGCCGCGCTCGGCGACCGCAGCATTGACGGCGAAGTGTTCATCTCTTCGGCGACCGCACTGGGCACCACCAAGGCACCGATCGTCATCACGATCGATGCAAGCCAGAGCACGAGAGGATAG
- a CDS encoding DUF4233 domain-containing protein, which produces MSAVNPGFGSDPEPEEELELSPSETMAHNSAMRISGAASGQRSTQRALASIVLGFELIIVVLIGLTIFGLGITEPRELGLYLGGGLAVVILVALAVMRRGKVGIYLGWAVHALMLLSAIVLPMALVVGVLFTALWVYCMVKGAQLDRQRAAWIAEHPDPS; this is translated from the coding sequence GTGAGCGCTGTGAACCCGGGATTCGGATCGGATCCCGAACCAGAAGAAGAGCTTGAGCTGTCGCCCTCAGAAACGATGGCCCACAACTCGGCCATGCGCATCTCGGGCGCGGCAAGCGGTCAGCGTTCTACGCAGCGCGCGCTCGCCTCGATCGTGCTCGGCTTTGAGCTCATCATTGTGGTGCTGATCGGCCTCACAATTTTTGGGCTCGGGATCACCGAGCCGCGCGAGCTCGGCCTCTATCTCGGTGGTGGACTCGCCGTGGTGATCCTCGTCGCACTGGCTGTGATGCGTCGGGGCAAGGTTGGCATCTACCTGGGCTGGGCGGTACACGCTCTGATGCTGTTGTCGGCAATCGTGTTGCCGATGGCCCTGGTGGTCGGCGTGTTGTTTACCGCACTGTGGGTGTACTGCATGGTCAAGGGCGCGCAGCTCGACAGGCAACGCGCGGCCTGGATCGCCGAGCACCCAGACCCAAGCTAG
- the valS gene encoding valine--tRNA ligase yields the protein MSAIPDKPALEGLESKWGAVWEEQGTYAFPREGAAREDVYSIDTPPPTASGSLHVGHVFSYTHTDTVARFQRMRGKRVFYPMGWDDNGLPTERRVQNYYGVRCDPSLPYVEGFVPPHDGGEGKSIKAADQQPISRRNFIELCERLTVEDEKQFEDLWRTLGLSVDWKQTYRTIGEDSLRASQLAFLRNIERGEAYQAQAPTLWDVTFRTAVAQAELEDRDQPSAYHQLAFHKSDGSGDILIDTTRPELLAACVALVAHPDDERFKPLFGTTVRTPIFGVEVPILAHHLAQQDKGTGIAMICTFGDVTDVVWWRELNLPNRAILGFDGRILAEAPEAITSEAGREAYAQIAGKTVFSAKQTMVELLQASGELLGEIRKITHPVKFFEKGDRPLEIVSTRQWYVKNGARDESLRERLLAHGREMEWHPDFMRVRYENWVEGLSGDWLISRQRFFGVPIPVWYPLDAEGNPVFDEPILPTADQLPVDPSSDVPAGFTEAQRGQAGGFQGEVDVMDTWATSSLTPQLAGGWERDPELYDLVFPYSLRPQGQDIIRTWLFSTVLRSELESGQLPWQHAGISGWILDPDRKKMSKSKGNVVTPAGMLAQHGSDAVRYWAASAKLGTDASFDPQNPTQIKIGRRLAIKLLNAAKFTLSFDASGAGTVTEALDRSMLAGLATVIDDATRAFESYDHARALELAESFFWTFCDDYLELVKERAHGGEGQAQASAVTALRAALKVFVRLFAPFLPYATEEVWSWFGEGSVHLAEWPVSSELTSLAGADADPGLLGLVGGALVGIRGAKTDAKASQKTPVTLAVVHAPAADRDRLALAAADLSDVGRIAELRIETAEVTEPTVVEIQLETTEA from the coding sequence ATGAGCGCGATTCCCGACAAGCCGGCACTCGAAGGCCTCGAATCAAAGTGGGGGGCTGTCTGGGAAGAGCAGGGCACCTACGCTTTCCCCCGTGAGGGTGCGGCCCGCGAAGACGTCTACAGCATCGATACTCCCCCGCCAACGGCTTCGGGATCGCTGCATGTCGGCCACGTGTTCTCGTACACCCACACTGACACCGTCGCCCGCTTTCAGCGCATGCGCGGCAAGCGCGTGTTCTACCCGATGGGCTGGGACGACAATGGTCTTCCCACTGAGCGCCGCGTGCAGAACTACTACGGCGTGCGCTGCGATCCGTCACTCCCCTACGTTGAAGGATTTGTACCGCCACACGACGGTGGCGAGGGCAAGAGCATTAAGGCCGCGGATCAGCAGCCCATCTCGCGCCGCAACTTCATTGAGCTGTGCGAGCGACTGACCGTCGAAGACGAAAAGCAGTTCGAGGATCTCTGGCGCACGCTCGGGCTCTCGGTCGACTGGAAGCAGACCTATCGCACCATCGGCGAGGATTCCCTGCGTGCATCGCAGCTCGCCTTCCTCCGCAACATCGAGCGCGGCGAGGCCTACCAGGCCCAGGCTCCGACCCTGTGGGACGTCACCTTCCGCACCGCGGTGGCGCAGGCTGAGCTGGAAGATCGGGATCAGCCCAGCGCCTACCACCAGCTCGCCTTCCATAAGAGCGACGGCAGCGGCGATATCCTCATCGATACGACGCGCCCCGAGCTGCTCGCAGCATGTGTGGCGCTTGTCGCGCACCCCGACGACGAGCGCTTCAAGCCGCTCTTCGGCACCACTGTGCGCACGCCGATCTTTGGTGTTGAGGTGCCGATTTTGGCCCACCACCTCGCCCAGCAAGACAAGGGCACCGGCATCGCGATGATCTGTACCTTCGGCGACGTCACCGACGTTGTGTGGTGGCGCGAGCTGAACCTGCCGAACCGCGCAATTCTCGGGTTTGACGGCCGGATCCTTGCCGAGGCCCCCGAAGCAATCACCAGTGAGGCTGGCCGCGAGGCGTACGCGCAGATTGCGGGCAAGACCGTGTTCAGTGCGAAGCAGACGATGGTTGAACTGCTGCAGGCCTCCGGCGAACTGCTCGGCGAGATTCGTAAGATCACCCACCCCGTGAAGTTCTTCGAGAAGGGCGATCGCCCGCTCGAGATCGTGTCGACGCGTCAGTGGTACGTGAAGAACGGCGCCCGCGACGAGTCGCTGCGCGAGCGCTTGCTCGCTCACGGTCGCGAGATGGAGTGGCACCCCGACTTCATGCGCGTGCGCTACGAAAACTGGGTTGAGGGCCTGTCGGGTGACTGGCTAATCTCGCGCCAGCGCTTCTTCGGCGTGCCGATCCCGGTTTGGTATCCGCTCGACGCCGAGGGTAACCCGGTGTTCGATGAGCCGATCCTGCCCACCGCAGATCAGCTGCCCGTTGACCCCTCGAGTGACGTGCCCGCGGGGTTCACCGAGGCGCAGCGCGGCCAGGCTGGCGGCTTCCAGGGTGAGGTCGACGTCATGGACACCTGGGCGACCTCCTCGCTCACGCCGCAGCTCGCTGGCGGTTGGGAACGCGACCCCGAGCTCTACGACCTCGTTTTCCCCTACAGCCTGCGCCCGCAGGGCCAAGACATCATTCGCACCTGGCTGTTCAGCACGGTGCTGCGCTCCGAGCTTGAGTCGGGTCAGCTGCCTTGGCAGCACGCCGGAATCTCAGGCTGGATCCTTGACCCCGACCGCAAGAAGATGTCGAAGTCGAAGGGCAACGTTGTCACGCCCGCCGGGATGCTTGCGCAGCACGGCTCGGATGCGGTGCGCTACTGGGCAGCCTCGGCGAAGCTCGGCACGGACGCCTCGTTCGACCCGCAGAACCCCACCCAGATCAAGATCGGTCGCCGCCTCGCGATCAAGCTGCTGAACGCGGCGAAGTTCACGCTGAGCTTCGATGCGAGTGGCGCAGGCACGGTGACAGAGGCGCTCGATCGTTCGATGCTCGCGGGCCTCGCGACCGTGATTGACGACGCCACCCGCGCGTTCGAATCCTACGACCACGCTCGCGCGCTCGAACTCGCGGAGTCCTTCTTCTGGACCTTCTGCGACGACTACCTCGAACTCGTCAAGGAGCGTGCCCACGGTGGCGAGGGTCAGGCACAAGCCTCGGCGGTCACAGCGCTGCGCGCCGCGCTCAAGGTATTCGTGCGCCTGTTCGCGCCGTTCCTGCCCTACGCAACCGAAGAGGTGTGGTCCTGGTTCGGTGAGGGATCCGTGCACCTCGCTGAGTGGCCCGTTTCGAGCGAGCTGACCTCGTTGGCCGGCGCCGATGCTGACCCCGGCCTGCTGGGTCTCGTTGGTGGTGCGCTCGTCGGCATCCGTGGCGCAAAGACTGATGCAAAGGCGTCGCAGAAGACTCCCGTGACGCTCGCGGTTGTTCACGCGCCTGCGGCAGATCGGGATCGACTCGCGCTTGCAGCGGCTGACCTCTCTGACGTCGGTCGCATCGCTGAGCTGAGGATCGAGACCGCTGAGGTGACTGAACCCACAGTGGTTGAGATTCAGCTCGAAACGACGGAAGCTTAA
- a CDS encoding GyrI-like domain-containing protein, which translates to MADNAFPKPELKELPERHLAVVRETVTMEAIPGLYDRAFPLLFGALGAAGITPVAAPMGVIHGVPGDALDLSVAVPVAEPFAGAGEVAAETLPAAKVATLMMVGDYSRLAEAYGYLYGWLAENGLEAGDLAWEQYLTEPEPGGDPALNETLIGVHLR; encoded by the coding sequence ATGGCTGACAACGCTTTTCCGAAGCCCGAGCTCAAAGAGCTACCAGAGCGCCACCTCGCGGTTGTTCGCGAGACCGTCACTATGGAAGCGATCCCCGGCCTCTACGACCGTGCCTTCCCGCTGCTGTTCGGGGCGCTCGGAGCCGCTGGGATCACCCCGGTCGCTGCTCCGATGGGTGTGATCCACGGGGTGCCCGGCGATGCCCTCGATCTATCGGTCGCGGTCCCGGTCGCGGAGCCGTTTGCCGGCGCCGGCGAGGTAGCCGCCGAGACACTCCCCGCCGCGAAGGTGGCAACGCTGATGATGGTCGGTGACTACAGTCGCCTGGCAGAGGCGTACGGATACCTCTACGGCTGGCTCGCCGAGAACGGACTTGAGGCAGGCGACCTCGCCTGGGAGCAGTACCTCACCGAACCAGAACCGGGTGGCGACCCCGCGCTCAATGAAACCCTGATTGGCGTTCACCTGAGGTAG
- a CDS encoding S-layer homology domain-containing protein — protein MMRFSHVPTAPNRIQSVLRLPLFALVSSAVVLGLAATPASATNVASPITAPLKTVTYKNCDEVRAAGKAPLYRGQPGYSKKLDRDGDGVACEGGSTGGGNTNPPPPAPPVNTGPFIDVPDTHKFLREITWMKSSGLTTGYADGSFHPQESLTREAMAAFLYRQAGRPAFTMPSAGFTDVQPGHKFYREIMWMKAAGLSKGYADGSYRPSATLSRAAMAAFMYRQAGTPPVSPKNRFSDVGADHQFYREIEWMRAVGITTGNADGTYRPNDPVTREAMAAFMYRQSH, from the coding sequence ATGATGCGCTTTTCCCATGTTCCCACTGCACCTAATCGCATCCAGTCGGTGCTGCGTTTGCCCCTTTTCGCTCTCGTCTCGTCAGCGGTTGTGCTCGGTCTCGCTGCAACCCCGGCGTCCGCAACAAACGTGGCAAGCCCGATCACAGCACCGCTCAAAACCGTCACTTACAAGAATTGCGACGAAGTACGGGCCGCGGGCAAGGCACCGCTGTATAGAGGACAGCCTGGCTACTCGAAGAAACTGGACCGCGACGGCGACGGCGTCGCGTGTGAGGGAGGCAGCACTGGCGGCGGCAACACCAACCCGCCACCACCAGCTCCACCGGTCAACACGGGTCCATTCATCGACGTGCCTGACACGCACAAGTTTTTGCGCGAGATCACGTGGATGAAGTCGTCGGGACTCACCACGGGTTACGCGGACGGATCGTTCCACCCGCAGGAGAGCCTCACCCGCGAAGCCATGGCGGCATTCCTGTACCGCCAGGCGGGTCGACCCGCGTTCACGATGCCCTCGGCGGGCTTCACTGATGTGCAACCGGGCCACAAGTTCTACAGGGAGATCATGTGGATGAAGGCCGCGGGCCTCTCGAAAGGCTACGCTGACGGCAGCTACCGCCCCTCCGCAACACTTTCACGCGCCGCGATGGCCGCCTTCATGTACCGCCAGGCAGGTACCCCGCCAGTGTCTCCAAAGAATCGCTTCAGCGACGTTGGTGCCGACCACCAGTTCTATCGCGAAATTGAGTGGATGCGCGCCGTGGGAATCACCACGGGCAACGCTGACGGAACCTACCGCCCGAATGATCCGGTTACGAGAGAGGCCATGGCGGCGTTCATGTACCGCCAAAGCCACTAA
- a CDS encoding bifunctional folylpolyglutamate synthase/dihydrofolate synthase — protein sequence MSEFIPAGAEQSAAERVYTELLERVGEANPRPRIEPVRRLAELAGSPQLSYPVIQVAGTNGKTSTSRAIESLLRAHGLRTGLFTSPHLLAFTERFQLDGAPVDDTVLAAAWDELRLPLEVVDAELEAAGNGPITFFEALAVLAFAIFADAPVEVAVIEVGMGGEWDATNIADAQVAVFTPIALDHTAILGNDTATIAKTKAGIIKPGSTVVTAMQDADAIIEIEEAAQRNGSRLVVQGRDFRLIEDRLAVGGRQIDVVGATGQAYDPAFVPLHGKHQAENITLAIAAVEAFFGSERPVPEEVLDEGLGQLTSPGRLQLIGNDPIIYVDSAHNPHGARALVEAVTESFSFEELALVVGVLEEKDASGLLEALAPIAHHVTVTPVSSPRSIDAEQLFELASEAIPDTPIEVASSLPEALDLARAWAGRAEGRAVLVVGSVLLAGEAIEFSRSEGWGIA from the coding sequence ATGAGTGAATTCATACCCGCTGGCGCGGAGCAGTCCGCTGCAGAGCGCGTCTACACCGAGCTTTTGGAGCGTGTCGGCGAGGCCAACCCGCGCCCACGCATCGAACCGGTGCGCCGACTGGCTGAACTTGCAGGATCGCCGCAGCTCTCATACCCGGTGATCCAGGTCGCGGGCACCAACGGCAAGACCTCGACCAGCCGCGCGATCGAGTCACTGCTGCGAGCTCACGGCCTGCGCACCGGCCTCTTCACAAGCCCACACCTGCTCGCCTTCACCGAGCGTTTTCAGCTCGACGGCGCACCGGTCGACGACACCGTATTGGCTGCAGCCTGGGACGAGCTTCGTCTGCCACTTGAGGTCGTTGACGCCGAGCTCGAGGCAGCGGGCAACGGCCCGATCACCTTCTTCGAGGCGCTCGCGGTGCTCGCGTTTGCGATCTTCGCTGACGCGCCCGTTGAGGTCGCCGTCATCGAGGTCGGCATGGGCGGCGAGTGGGACGCAACCAACATCGCCGACGCGCAGGTTGCTGTGTTCACGCCGATCGCGCTCGATCACACCGCGATCCTCGGCAACGACACCGCCACAATCGCGAAGACCAAGGCGGGCATCATCAAACCCGGCAGCACGGTTGTTACCGCGATGCAAGACGCCGACGCCATCATCGAGATCGAGGAGGCGGCCCAGCGTAATGGCTCGCGCCTCGTCGTGCAGGGTCGCGATTTCCGTCTTATCGAGGATCGACTCGCCGTTGGCGGCCGCCAGATCGACGTTGTTGGAGCCACGGGTCAGGCCTATGATCCCGCATTCGTGCCGCTGCACGGCAAACACCAGGCAGAGAACATCACACTGGCGATCGCGGCAGTGGAGGCGTTCTTCGGCTCCGAGCGACCCGTGCCAGAAGAAGTGCTCGACGAGGGACTGGGGCAACTCACCTCACCCGGCCGCCTGCAGCTCATCGGCAACGATCCGATCATCTACGTCGACTCGGCGCACAACCCTCACGGGGCCCGCGCGCTCGTTGAGGCTGTCACAGAGTCGTTTAGCTTTGAAGAACTCGCGCTCGTCGTTGGTGTGCTCGAAGAGAAGGACGCCTCTGGCCTGCTTGAGGCGCTTGCGCCCATCGCACACCACGTCACAGTCACTCCGGTGAGTTCGCCACGCAGCATCGACGCCGAGCAACTGTTCGAGCTCGCGTCGGAGGCGATTCCCGACACCCCGATCGAGGTAGCATCATCGCTGCCTGAGGCGCTCGACCTCGCCCGCGCCTGGGCAGGCCGCGCCGAGGGGCGGGCCGTGCTGGTCGTGGGGTCGGTCTTGCTGGCTGGCGAGGCCATTGAGTTCTCGCGAAGTGAAGGGTGGGGGATCGCGTGA